In Amycolatopsis sp. EV170708-02-1, the following are encoded in one genomic region:
- the menD gene encoding 2-succinyl-5-enolpyruvyl-6-hydroxy-3-cyclohexene-1-carboxylic-acid synthase produces MNPSTAQARVIVDELVRNTVSHVVLCPGSRNAPLSIALYDAAAAGRLQLHVRIDERGAAFLALGIAARTGRPVAVLCTSGTAAANFHPAVLEADRAGVPLIVLTADRPPEMRAAGASQVIDQHQLYGNAVRYFDELAVAERRSGQNSYWRGQICRAWNAAYGEWRCGPVHLNIPFREPLVPDIDDDGEWYESLEGRPDGARWTELPDFGALPSFVVPSARSGLVIACDTGVQAASEWAELHGWPVVSETGGIGMAGATAISSGAWLLGVEEFISRHKPEQVLCIGRPTVFRQVQRVLSDPDVEVLLVRPDSDWPAPAHNVRQVGQWFDEPSKPADPEWLASWQRADKAASAAVAEALAAEPWPSGLRLATELVDAVPEGSLLVVGSSNPTRDVALAGRLRPDVLVHRNRGVAGIDGMVSTAIGAATVHRGHSYALLGDLTFLHDASGLLTGPAEQRPDLTIVVLNDDGGGIFSLLEQGAPEHNAGFERVFGTPHGADLGALCAGYRVPHVVAETLTEFRAALKPAPGLRVVEVRVDRTRHRELHARLRTAVSSAVRAV; encoded by the coding sequence GTGAATCCTTCCACCGCGCAGGCCAGGGTCATCGTCGACGAACTCGTCCGCAACACCGTCTCGCACGTCGTCCTCTGCCCGGGCTCACGCAACGCCCCGCTGTCGATCGCGCTGTACGACGCGGCGGCCGCCGGACGCCTCCAGCTGCACGTCCGCATCGACGAACGCGGCGCCGCCTTCCTTGCCCTCGGCATCGCCGCGCGCACCGGCCGCCCCGTGGCCGTGCTGTGCACCTCGGGCACCGCGGCGGCGAATTTCCACCCCGCCGTGCTGGAGGCCGATCGCGCGGGGGTCCCGCTGATCGTGCTGACCGCCGACCGGCCGCCCGAGATGCGGGCCGCCGGCGCGAGCCAGGTCATCGACCAGCACCAGCTCTACGGCAACGCCGTCCGCTACTTCGACGAGCTGGCCGTCGCCGAGCGCCGGTCCGGGCAGAACTCGTACTGGCGCGGCCAGATCTGCCGCGCCTGGAACGCCGCGTACGGCGAATGGCGCTGCGGGCCCGTGCACCTGAACATCCCGTTCCGCGAGCCGCTGGTGCCGGACATCGACGATGACGGCGAGTGGTACGAGTCACTCGAAGGGCGTCCCGACGGCGCTCGCTGGACCGAGCTCCCCGACTTCGGCGCGCTTCCCTCGTTCGTGGTGCCCTCGGCCCGGTCCGGCCTGGTCATCGCGTGCGACACCGGCGTGCAGGCGGCCAGCGAATGGGCCGAACTGCACGGTTGGCCGGTCGTCTCCGAAACCGGCGGCATCGGGATGGCGGGTGCGACGGCGATCTCGTCCGGCGCGTGGCTGCTCGGTGTCGAGGAATTCATCTCGCGGCACAAACCCGAGCAGGTCCTGTGCATCGGCCGTCCGACGGTGTTCCGGCAGGTCCAGCGGGTGCTGTCCGATCCCGACGTCGAGGTGCTGCTGGTCCGGCCCGATTCGGACTGGCCCGCGCCCGCGCACAACGTCCGCCAGGTCGGGCAGTGGTTCGACGAACCGTCCAAACCGGCCGACCCGGAATGGCTGGCGAGCTGGCAGCGCGCGGACAAGGCGGCGTCGGCCGCGGTGGCCGAAGCGCTGGCCGCGGAGCCGTGGCCGAGCGGGCTGCGCCTGGCGACCGAACTCGTCGACGCGGTCCCGGAAGGGTCGCTGCTGGTGGTCGGCTCGTCCAATCCGACGCGTGACGTCGCGCTCGCCGGACGGCTGCGGCCCGACGTCCTCGTGCACCGCAACCGCGGCGTCGCCGGGATCGACGGCATGGTCTCGACGGCGATCGGCGCCGCGACCGTCCACAGGGGACATTCGTACGCCCTGCTCGGTGACCTGACGTTCCTGCACGACGCGAGCGGCCTGCTGACCGGACCCGCCGAACAGCGACCCGACCTGACGATCGTGGTGCTCAACGACGACGGCGGCGGCATCTTCTCCCTGCTGGAGCAGGGCGCGCCGGAGCACAACGCCGGCTTCGAGCGCGTCTTCGGGACGCCGCACGGAGCCGATCTGGGCGCGCTGTGCGCCGGCTACCGCGTGCCGCATGTCGTCGCCGAGACGCTCACCGAGTTCCGCGCGGCGCTCAAGCCCGCGCCGGGGCTGCGGGTGGTGGAGGTCCGGGTGGACCGAACGCGCCACCGCGAGCTGCACGCGCGCCTCCGTACGGCGGTTTCCTCGGCCGTACGGGCTGTCTAG
- a CDS encoding 1,4-dihydroxy-2-naphthoyl-CoA synthase: MDDAQVSELFDPALWTEVEGFDFTDITYHRSSESRSGKRVVRVAFDRPEVRNAFRPHTVDELYRALDHARMSSDVGCVLLTGNGPSPKDGGWAFCSGGDQRIRGRSGYQYADGETSDTIDPARAGRLHILEVQRLIRFMPKVVIAVVPGWAAGGGHSLHVVCDLTLASAEHARFKQTDADVGSFDGGYGSAYLAKQVGQKFAREIFFLGREYTAEQMQAMGAVNSAVPHAKLEAEALDWAWAINGKSPTAQRMLKYAFNLTDDGLVGQQLFAGETTRLAYMQDEAVEGRDSFLEKRSPDWSAFPYYY, from the coding sequence GTGGATGACGCCCAGGTTTCCGAGCTGTTCGACCCGGCCTTGTGGACCGAGGTCGAAGGTTTCGACTTCACCGACATCACCTATCACCGCTCCTCTGAGAGCCGCTCAGGCAAACGTGTCGTACGTGTCGCGTTCGACCGTCCCGAGGTCCGCAACGCCTTCCGCCCGCACACCGTCGACGAGCTGTACCGCGCGCTCGACCACGCGCGGATGAGCTCGGACGTCGGCTGCGTCCTGCTCACCGGCAACGGCCCGTCGCCGAAGGACGGCGGCTGGGCGTTCTGCTCCGGCGGTGACCAGCGTATTCGCGGACGCTCCGGGTATCAGTACGCGGACGGGGAGACCTCCGACACGATCGATCCCGCCAGGGCCGGACGGCTGCACATTCTCGAGGTCCAACGGCTGATCAGGTTCATGCCGAAGGTGGTCATCGCCGTGGTCCCGGGGTGGGCGGCGGGCGGCGGGCACTCGCTGCACGTGGTGTGCGACCTCACGCTGGCTTCGGCCGAGCACGCGCGGTTCAAGCAGACCGACGCGGATGTCGGCTCCTTCGACGGCGGCTACGGCTCGGCGTACCTGGCCAAGCAGGTCGGGCAGAAGTTCGCGCGGGAGATCTTCTTCCTCGGCCGCGAGTACACGGCCGAGCAGATGCAGGCGATGGGCGCGGTCAACTCCGCCGTCCCGCACGCGAAGCTCGAGGCCGAGGCGCTGGACTGGGCGTGGGCGATCAACGGCAAGTCGCCGACGGCGCAGCGGATGCTCAAGTACGCGTTCAACCTCACCGACGACGGCCTGGTCGGCCAGCAGCTCTTCGCCGGCGAAACCACCCGGCTGGCGTACATGCAGGACGAGGCCGTCGAGGGCCGCGACTCGTTCCTGGAGAAGCGCTCCCCCGACTGGTCGGCGTTCCCGTACTACTACTGA
- a CDS encoding DUF3592 domain-containing protein: MTAKAERVRRIGWYVALVVASLVTVLGVSLLFAAIRNDSAIEAQLGQATAQVESVAFDRTIINYATPDGIIHSPANGVLYPSGLAAGQLVNIEYDVGDPELARVAGRSAANTLLPLGSMIFFTWLIAGPLLWWIRRQRLAYRRSLAESAA; this comes from the coding sequence GTGACGGCCAAAGCGGAGCGGGTGAGGCGCATCGGGTGGTATGTCGCCCTCGTTGTCGCCTCACTCGTCACCGTGCTCGGTGTCTCGCTGCTGTTCGCCGCCATCCGCAACGACAGCGCGATCGAAGCGCAGCTGGGGCAGGCGACGGCGCAGGTCGAGTCGGTGGCCTTCGACCGCACGATCATCAACTACGCCACCCCCGACGGCATCATCCACAGCCCCGCCAACGGCGTCCTCTACCCGTCCGGGCTGGCCGCCGGGCAGCTGGTGAACATCGAGTACGACGTCGGCGACCCGGAACTCGCGCGGGTGGCCGGACGGTCGGCGGCGAACACGCTGCTGCCGCTGGGCAGCATGATCTTCTTCACCTGGCTGATCGCCGGTCCGCTGCTGTGGTGGATCCGGCGGCAGCGGCTGGCCTACCGGCGCTCGCTCGCCGAGTCCGCCGCCTGA
- a CDS encoding inositol monophosphatase: MTLLSSRPPQPVEPGLVSRALEVAGRLANDATDVITATAGRGAQPDPKDSPFDWVTDTDRILERHTRRVLTAEFPGIPVVGGEFGADHGADVAEYRWVVDPVDGTANYVAGVPWCAYSLALIDASGPVVGVVADPYRAQIYAAARGRGARANGKPITLTDRCGTAGAIVCTELTRKGVWPGMGQFIERAAAAHAGVRVLGSAALAIAQVALGHAAAAVLHSYREWDVAGSVALAIEAGAVVLDRHGEDTALPVDALLVAAPGVADEVLGWWRESVG; encoded by the coding sequence ATGACCCTTCTGTCGTCTAGGCCGCCTCAGCCCGTCGAGCCAGGGCTGGTGTCGAGGGCCCTCGAAGTGGCCGGGCGGCTGGCCAACGACGCGACCGACGTGATCACCGCGACCGCCGGCCGGGGCGCCCAGCCCGATCCGAAGGACTCGCCCTTCGACTGGGTCACCGACACGGACCGCATCCTCGAACGGCACACCCGCCGCGTGCTGACCGCGGAGTTCCCCGGTATCCCGGTCGTCGGCGGCGAATTCGGCGCCGACCACGGTGCCGACGTCGCCGAATACCGCTGGGTGGTCGACCCGGTCGACGGCACCGCGAACTACGTCGCCGGGGTGCCGTGGTGCGCGTACAGCCTCGCCCTGATCGACGCTTCGGGCCCGGTGGTGGGCGTGGTCGCGGATCCGTACCGCGCGCAGATCTACGCCGCCGCGCGCGGCCGCGGCGCCCGGGCGAACGGCAAGCCGATCACGCTCACCGACCGGTGCGGGACCGCCGGCGCGATCGTCTGCACGGAGCTCACGCGCAAGGGTGTCTGGCCGGGGATGGGCCAGTTCATCGAACGGGCCGCCGCCGCGCACGCCGGGGTCCGGGTGCTCGGCTCGGCGGCGCTGGCGATCGCGCAGGTCGCGCTGGGGCACGCGGCCGCGGCGGTGCTGCACAGCTACCGCGAATGGGACGTCGCCGGCTCGGTCGCGCTGGCCATCGAGGCCGGGGCCGTGGTGCTGGACCGCCACGGCGAGGACACGGCCTTGCCGGTCGACGCCCTGCTGGTCGCCGCGCCCGGCGTCGCGGACGAGGTCTTGGGCTGGTGGCGGGAGTCGGTCGGCTGA
- the menE gene encoding o-succinylbenzoate--CoA ligase, producing MRAVGVDGSPESIAELTAALAEALDGGSPVLPYSSEALRDAMEPARPAEPGTAVIIATSGSTGEPKGVLLSAPALTASAHATHKRLGGPGHWLLATPAQYVGGLQVLVRSLLAGTTPAVLHAAGFRPDDFAEAASPLLSLDGPRYTALVPTQLGRLLDAGGPGLAAARAFDAIIVGAAATTAELRERAAEAGVKIVPAYGMSETASGCVYDGVPLDGVHVDLEDERVCITGDVLAHGYRLRPDLTAEAFEGGLFRTSDRGRWTADGRLEILGRIDDMINTGGVKVAAAAVERILTAQPGIRDACVVGVPDPEWGEAVVALVVGAGCDVESLRAACREEAGAAAAPKRVEFAEELPLRGPGKVDRTAVRNLLRRS from the coding sequence ATGCGCGCGGTAGGGGTGGACGGGAGTCCGGAGTCGATCGCCGAGCTGACCGCGGCACTGGCCGAGGCGCTCGACGGCGGCTCGCCCGTCCTCCCCTACTCGTCCGAGGCCCTGCGGGACGCGATGGAACCGGCCCGCCCGGCCGAGCCCGGGACGGCGGTGATCATCGCCACCTCCGGATCGACCGGCGAACCCAAGGGCGTGCTGCTGTCGGCGCCGGCGCTGACCGCGTCGGCCCACGCCACCCACAAGAGGCTCGGCGGGCCGGGACACTGGTTGCTCGCGACCCCGGCACAGTACGTCGGCGGGCTGCAGGTACTGGTCCGTTCGCTGCTGGCCGGGACGACCCCGGCCGTCCTGCACGCCGCCGGTTTCCGGCCGGACGACTTCGCCGAAGCCGCCTCGCCGCTGCTGTCCCTGGACGGCCCGCGCTACACCGCGCTCGTGCCGACTCAGCTCGGGCGGCTGCTCGACGCGGGCGGCCCGGGTCTCGCGGCGGCCCGCGCTTTCGACGCGATCATCGTCGGCGCCGCGGCGACCACCGCCGAGCTCCGCGAGCGAGCGGCCGAAGCGGGCGTGAAGATCGTGCCCGCGTACGGCATGAGCGAGACCGCGAGCGGCTGCGTCTACGACGGCGTACCGCTGGACGGAGTACACGTCGACCTCGAAGACGAGCGGGTCTGTATCACGGGTGACGTCCTCGCGCATGGCTACCGGCTGCGACCCGACCTGACGGCGGAGGCCTTCGAGGGCGGCCTGTTCCGCACTTCCGACCGTGGCCGGTGGACGGCCGACGGGCGGTTGGAGATCCTCGGGCGGATCGACGACATGATCAACACCGGCGGGGTGAAGGTGGCCGCCGCGGCGGTCGAGCGGATCTTGACCGCACAGCCCGGAATCCGGGACGCGTGCGTGGTCGGAGTACCCGACCCCGAGTGGGGCGAAGCCGTCGTCGCGCTCGTCGTCGGCGCTGGTTGCGACGTCGAATCACTGCGTGCCGCGTGCCGCGAAGAGGCCGGTGCGGCGGCCGCTCCGAAGCGGGTCGAATTCGCCGAGGAACTCCCGCTGCGGGGCCCGGGGAAGGTCGACAGGACGGCTGTCAGGAATCTCCTACGAAGGTCGTGA
- a CDS encoding M1 family metallopeptidase, translating into MRLKTRAGFAGLTAGVVSVLLAGSAAAAPAPGSIGIGDPYYPHAGNGGYDVGHYDLRLTYQPATDLLSGATTILLTATQDLSAFNLDFGLKVSSVRVNNRPAKFATSTDGTGELTVTPSAPLKKGQTATVVVAYADTPSKVKIDGFTAWKKTPDGALAVDEPQSAAWWFPSNDHPTDLATYDVSVEVPNDVAALSNGTLVRKTVQRPGWTRWNWRSTKPQATYLTSLEVGKFEVNQQTTPDGQPFITAYGADLGESLGAAKASIERTPEITEFLASKFGPYPFEAQGGVVTTGITFALENQTRPVYGARAFRSGSNTSIVAHEQAHQWFGDSVTLGKWSEIWLNEGFASYGEFLWSEETGEGTADELAQYIYDSVPAEDPFWQVLPADPGAENQFDAAVYDRGALAVHALRKAVGDDTFFRILQTWQQVKKAKSAVIPEFIALAEKISGKPLYDLFQTWLYTKGKPAVGPNGAQAALRAAVTPVAPKSYPQIKATHEFLAERHAH; encoded by the coding sequence ATGCGCTTGAAGACTCGCGCCGGCTTCGCCGGATTGACCGCGGGCGTCGTCTCGGTACTGCTCGCCGGCAGCGCGGCCGCCGCACCCGCGCCCGGCTCGATCGGCATCGGCGACCCGTACTACCCGCACGCCGGCAACGGCGGCTACGACGTCGGTCACTACGACCTCCGGCTGACCTATCAGCCCGCGACCGACCTGCTGTCCGGGGCCACGACGATCCTGCTCACCGCGACGCAGGACCTCTCGGCGTTCAACCTCGACTTCGGCCTGAAGGTGTCGAGCGTCCGGGTGAACAACCGGCCCGCGAAGTTCGCGACGTCGACCGACGGCACCGGCGAGCTGACCGTCACGCCGTCGGCGCCGCTGAAGAAGGGCCAGACGGCGACGGTCGTCGTCGCCTACGCGGACACGCCTTCGAAGGTGAAGATCGACGGCTTCACCGCCTGGAAGAAGACCCCGGACGGCGCGCTCGCCGTCGACGAGCCGCAGAGCGCGGCCTGGTGGTTCCCGTCCAACGACCACCCGACGGACCTGGCCACCTACGACGTCTCGGTCGAGGTCCCGAACGACGTCGCCGCGTTGTCGAACGGCACGCTCGTGCGCAAGACGGTGCAGCGGCCCGGCTGGACGCGCTGGAACTGGCGCAGCACCAAACCGCAGGCGACGTACCTCACGTCACTGGAGGTCGGCAAGTTCGAGGTGAACCAGCAGACCACGCCGGACGGCCAGCCGTTCATCACCGCGTACGGCGCCGACCTCGGCGAATCGCTCGGCGCGGCCAAGGCCAGCATCGAGCGGACGCCGGAGATCACCGAATTCCTCGCCTCGAAGTTCGGGCCGTACCCGTTCGAGGCGCAGGGCGGCGTCGTCACCACCGGCATCACCTTCGCGCTGGAGAACCAGACGCGGCCGGTGTACGGCGCCCGGGCGTTCCGGTCCGGCTCCAACACCTCGATCGTCGCGCACGAGCAGGCGCACCAGTGGTTCGGCGACAGCGTCACGCTCGGCAAGTGGAGCGAGATCTGGCTGAACGAGGGCTTCGCGTCCTACGGCGAGTTCCTGTGGTCGGAAGAGACCGGCGAAGGCACCGCCGACGAACTCGCGCAGTACATCTACGACTCGGTGCCGGCCGAGGACCCGTTCTGGCAGGTCCTGCCCGCCGACCCGGGCGCGGAGAACCAGTTCGACGCGGCCGTGTACGACCGCGGCGCGCTCGCGGTGCACGCGTTGCGCAAGGCCGTGGGCGACGACACGTTCTTCCGGATCCTGCAGACCTGGCAGCAGGTGAAGAAGGCCAAGTCGGCGGTGATCCCGGAGTTCATCGCGCTGGCGGAGAAGATCTCGGGCAAGCCGCTGTACGACCTGTTCCAGACGTGGCTGTACACCAAGGGCAAGCCCGCCGTGGGCCCGAACGGTGCGCAGGCGGCGTTGCGGGCCGCTGTGACCCCGGTCGCACCGAAGTCCTACCCGCAGATCAAGGCGACGCACGAATTCCTCGCCGAGCGACACGCCCACTGA
- a CDS encoding DUF4229 domain-containing protein, whose amino-acid sequence MSDNHLPRDLTLYVLARFVLVGVIAGGLLLVNVPLLVALLIGLVVGLPLGLLLFRPLNARVTAGLARRNEKRARARAELRSQLRGDRADGAA is encoded by the coding sequence GTGAGCGATAATCACCTGCCCCGCGACCTGACGCTGTACGTGCTGGCCAGGTTCGTCCTGGTCGGGGTCATCGCGGGGGGCTTGCTGCTGGTCAACGTCCCGCTGCTGGTCGCGTTGCTGATCGGCCTGGTCGTGGGGCTGCCGCTGGGTCTGCTGCTGTTCCGCCCGCTGAACGCGCGCGTGACCGCCGGACTCGCCCGCCGCAACGAAAAGCGCGCTCGCGCCCGTGCCGAACTGCGCTCCCAGCTGCGCGGCGACCGAGCGGACGGGGCAGCGTGA
- a CDS encoding PLP-dependent cysteine synthase family protein, translating into MSRLHSRSWVREAVRIIEADANRSADTHLHVFPLPAEWGIDLYLKDESVHPTGSLKHRLARSLFLYGLVNGQIGQDTVLVEASSGSTAVSEAYFARMLGLRFITVVPRSTSPEKIALIEFYGGECHYVDRAPDMYPEAERLASECNGHYLDQFTYAERATDWRGNNNIAESVYAQMQSERHPVPTWIVVGAGTGGTSATFGRYVRYKRHTTKIAVVDPENSSFYGAWQTGALDYSTGMPSRIEGIGRPRVEPSFVPGVIDEMLQVPDAASLAAIRVLRERTGHWAGGSTGTNLFGAFTLISRMVSEGQAGSVVTLLCDGGERYANTYYDDAWLAEKNIDIAPYLEKYREFLVSGKLAPEA; encoded by the coding sequence GTGAGCCGTCTGCACAGCCGCAGCTGGGTCCGCGAAGCCGTCCGCATCATCGAGGCCGACGCGAACCGCAGCGCCGACACGCACCTGCACGTCTTCCCGCTGCCCGCCGAGTGGGGCATCGATCTGTACCTGAAGGACGAATCCGTCCACCCGACCGGCTCGCTCAAGCACCGGCTCGCGCGCTCGCTGTTCCTGTACGGCCTGGTGAACGGCCAGATCGGGCAGGACACCGTGCTCGTCGAGGCGTCCAGCGGCTCGACGGCGGTTTCGGAGGCGTACTTCGCGCGGATGCTCGGGCTGCGGTTCATCACCGTGGTGCCGCGCAGCACCTCGCCGGAGAAGATCGCGCTCATCGAGTTCTACGGCGGCGAATGCCACTACGTCGACCGCGCGCCGGACATGTACCCGGAGGCCGAGCGGCTCGCTTCGGAGTGCAACGGCCACTACCTCGACCAGTTCACCTACGCCGAGCGCGCGACGGACTGGCGCGGGAACAACAACATCGCCGAGTCCGTGTACGCGCAGATGCAGTCCGAGCGGCACCCCGTGCCGACGTGGATCGTGGTCGGCGCCGGGACCGGCGGCACGAGCGCCACCTTCGGCCGCTACGTGCGCTACAAGCGGCACACCACGAAGATCGCCGTCGTCGACCCGGAGAACTCGTCGTTCTACGGCGCCTGGCAGACCGGGGCGCTCGACTACAGCACCGGCATGCCGTCGCGGATCGAGGGCATCGGGCGGCCGCGCGTCGAGCCGTCGTTCGTGCCCGGCGTGATCGACGAGATGCTCCAGGTGCCGGACGCCGCTTCGCTGGCGGCCATCCGTGTGCTGCGCGAGCGGACCGGGCACTGGGCGGGCGGCTCGACCGGGACGAACCTTTTCGGCGCGTTCACGCTGATCTCGCGGATGGTGTCGGAGGGACAGGCGGGCAGTGTCGTCACGCTGCTGTGCGACGGCGGTGAGCGGTACGCGAACACGTACTACGACGACGCTTGGCTGGCGGAGAAGAACATCGACATCGCGCCTTATCTGGAGAAGTACCGGGAGTTCCTGGTGAGCGGGAAGCTCGCTCCGGAGGCCTGA